A genomic segment from Candidatus Viadribacter manganicus encodes:
- a CDS encoding c-type cytochrome — MRIMLIAAALLVSACAQTETPAPDPAAVSVGAELEAMAADGREIATAQCAACHSVGEYGESPNPQAPVFRTIFQRYDPAVLEDELIAGIRVSHPMPDFQLNPQGVDELIVYLRSIQEPPPVTH, encoded by the coding sequence ATGCGCATAATGTTGATTGCCGCGGCCTTGTTGGTTTCGGCTTGTGCTCAAACCGAAACGCCTGCGCCGGATCCTGCGGCCGTCAGCGTTGGCGCGGAGCTTGAGGCGATGGCGGCTGATGGGCGCGAGATCGCTACCGCACAGTGCGCGGCTTGCCATTCGGTTGGTGAGTATGGCGAGAGCCCGAATCCGCAGGCGCCGGTCTTCCGCACGATCTTTCAACGATATGATCCGGCGGTGCTCGAGGACGAATTGATCGCCGGCATTCGCGTATCGCACCCGATGCCGGATTTTCAGCTCAACCCGCAAGGCGTGGATGAGCTGATCGTCTATCTACGCAGCATTCAGGAGCCGCCGCCCGTGACGCATTAA
- a CDS encoding RNA-binding protein yields MSPASSQIEAEGPRRERERRCIVSGDHDSGANLVRFALSPDGVVTPDVAAKLPGRGAWVRADRAIIEQASKKGAFARAFKTQVTVPDGLADSVEALLSRRCLDQLGLAQRAAAIAVGATQVAAAIRSKPALLLIEAEDGAEEGREKLMSLHIGLWGRPPAAVGCFKAADLGVALGRERVIHACLLQERLASVWAAEIGRLSGFRPVVPSSWPTPWRSGLGLGGADTEPEKGQNRGEPQDV; encoded by the coding sequence ATGTCGCCCGCGTCTTCCCAGATAGAGGCTGAGGGGCCGCGCCGCGAACGCGAGCGGCGCTGCATCGTTAGTGGCGATCACGACAGCGGCGCGAACCTTGTGAGGTTCGCGCTCTCGCCCGATGGCGTCGTAACGCCAGATGTTGCGGCCAAGCTTCCTGGTCGCGGCGCCTGGGTTCGGGCCGATCGCGCCATCATCGAGCAAGCCTCGAAGAAGGGCGCGTTCGCGCGCGCCTTCAAGACGCAAGTGACGGTTCCCGATGGGCTGGCCGATAGCGTTGAAGCGTTATTGTCACGCCGTTGTCTCGATCAACTCGGGCTTGCTCAACGCGCCGCCGCAATCGCTGTTGGTGCGACACAAGTAGCGGCCGCTATCCGTTCAAAACCGGCGCTTTTGCTGATCGAAGCAGAAGATGGCGCCGAAGAGGGTCGCGAAAAGCTGATGAGCCTCCATATAGGGCTCTGGGGCCGGCCACCTGCCGCCGTTGGCTGCTTTAAAGCGGCGGATTTGGGCGTGGCGTTGGGGCGGGAACGTGTGATACACGCTTGCCTGCTTCAAGAGCGCTTGGCTTCGGTTTGGGCGGCTGAAATCGGCCGCCTTTCGGGTTTTCGCCCCGTCGTTCCAAGCTCTTGGCCCACACCCTGGCGCTCTGGTCTGGGACTGGGCGGCGCGGACACTGAACCTGAGAAGGGGCAGAACCGCGGCGAGCCCCAGGACGTTTGA
- a CDS encoding YeaH/YhbH family protein — translation MNIIDRRLNPGGKSFANRQRFLRRARAHVRKAVREASSSRSIKDAGKGGEVSIPAGGVHEPHLRRSGQGGVRDYVLPGNKKYIEGDSIARPPQGGGQGSKASDSGDGEDEFRFALSDEEYLDLYLEDLELPDLAKRQVTGAKSVQWRQAGYSVSGPPSRISVPRTLRHSMSRRIALKRPKQDEINALREEIEKLEREGGQFEALVAKRKELEHIIQRSKRIPYIDPVDVRYRRLESNPKPIAKAVMFCLMDVSGSMNEHMKDLAKRFYSLLYLFLNRRYEHVDVVFIRHTHEASEVDEQTFFYSRETGGTVVSTALFKMADIIRERYPVDQWNIYAAQASDGDNTSSDNAVVLGQLRDVILPICQYYAYVEVGMDDEEEQPGAGEPSTNLWRAYRRVSVDAPFAMRKVRHRRDIYPVFRELFARRPEGVAADGAQ, via the coding sequence ATGAACATCATCGACCGGCGCTTGAACCCTGGCGGGAAGAGTTTCGCCAATCGTCAGCGCTTTCTGCGCCGCGCGCGTGCTCATGTACGCAAGGCGGTGCGGGAAGCCTCGTCGAGCCGCTCGATCAAAGATGCGGGCAAGGGCGGCGAAGTTTCGATCCCCGCGGGCGGCGTGCACGAGCCACATCTGCGCCGCTCGGGGCAGGGCGGCGTGCGCGACTACGTGCTCCCCGGCAACAAGAAGTACATTGAGGGCGATAGCATCGCGCGCCCCCCGCAAGGTGGCGGACAGGGCTCAAAGGCCAGCGATAGCGGCGATGGAGAAGACGAATTTCGGTTCGCTCTTTCGGACGAAGAGTATCTTGATCTCTATCTAGAAGATCTCGAATTGCCGGATCTCGCCAAGCGGCAGGTGACGGGCGCAAAATCGGTGCAATGGCGCCAGGCGGGCTATTCGGTGTCTGGGCCGCCGTCGCGGATTTCGGTGCCGCGCACGTTGCGTCACTCGATGTCGCGCCGCATCGCGCTGAAGCGGCCGAAGCAGGACGAGATCAACGCGCTGCGTGAAGAGATCGAAAAGCTCGAGCGGGAAGGCGGCCAGTTCGAAGCCTTGGTGGCGAAGCGCAAAGAGCTTGAGCACATCATCCAGCGTTCGAAGCGCATTCCGTACATCGACCCGGTCGACGTGCGTTATCGTCGCCTGGAGTCCAATCCAAAGCCGATCGCCAAGGCGGTGATGTTCTGCCTGATGGATGTCTCCGGCTCGATGAACGAGCACATGAAGGATTTGGCGAAGCGGTTCTATTCGCTGCTCTATCTCTTCTTGAACCGCCGCTACGAACATGTGGACGTGGTGTTCATCCGCCACACCCACGAAGCTTCGGAAGTGGACGAGCAAACCTTTTTCTATTCGCGTGAAACCGGCGGCACTGTTGTTTCGACGGCGCTCTTTAAAATGGCGGACATCATCCGCGAGCGCTATCCGGTCGATCAGTGGAATATCTACGCCGCGCAAGCCAGTGACGGCGACAATACCTCCAGCGACAACGCCGTGGTGCTTGGCCAATTGCGCGACGTGATCCTGCCGATCTGCCAATACTATGCATATGTCGAAGTCGGTATGGACGACGAGGAAGAGCAACCGGGCGCTGGTGAGCCGAGCACGAACCTTTGGCGCGCTTATCGCCGTGTGTCTGTCGATGCGCCGTTCGCGATGCGCAAAGTCAGACATCGCCGCGATATCTATCCTGTGTTTCGCGAATTGTTCGCCCGCCGCCCGGAAGGCGTTGCAGCGGATGGCGCCCAATGA
- the trmB gene encoding tRNA (guanosine(46)-N7)-methyltransferase TrmB, with amino-acid sequence MDEHRPLRTFGRIKARTLKPRQAGLMESLLPHLAVPEEGAIDVAQLFSGSPPPGGPGGGAPPIAHSGDTSVSREALVLEIGFGGGEHLVAQASARRWTRFIGVEPFLNGVASCLRHIEEANAQNIRLHSGDARDVIARLPDASLDGVYILFPDPWPKVRHHKRRLIQPEFLDELARVMKPGAELRFATDWANYASWTLEKVTRDARFMWLAESAEDWRAPWPGHVTTRYEAKKLGDCAPIWLRFMRAPIV; translated from the coding sequence ATGGATGAGCACCGCCCCTTACGCACCTTTGGCCGAATCAAAGCGCGGACGCTAAAGCCGCGCCAAGCCGGGTTGATGGAAAGCCTGCTGCCGCATTTGGCTGTGCCGGAAGAGGGCGCGATCGATGTCGCGCAACTTTTCTCTGGAAGTCCGCCCCCTGGCGGGCCGGGGGGTGGAGCCCCCCCGATCGCGCATTCGGGCGATACCTCCGTAAGTAGGGAGGCGCTCGTTTTGGAAATTGGCTTTGGCGGCGGCGAGCACCTAGTCGCTCAAGCCAGCGCACGCCGCTGGACGCGCTTCATCGGCGTAGAGCCGTTTCTCAATGGCGTGGCTTCGTGCCTGCGGCACATCGAGGAAGCCAACGCGCAGAACATTCGGCTCCATAGTGGTGATGCCCGTGACGTTATCGCCCGCCTGCCGGACGCTTCGCTCGACGGCGTTTATATTCTCTTCCCCGATCCTTGGCCGAAAGTGCGCCACCATAAACGCCGCTTGATTCAGCCTGAATTCCTGGACGAACTGGCGCGGGTGATGAAGCCCGGCGCCGAGCTGCGCTTCGCCACCGATTGGGCGAACTACGCGAGCTGGACCCTGGAGAAGGTAACGCGTGATGCGCGCTTCATGTGGCTGGCCGAGAGCGCCGAGGATTGGCGGGCGCCTTGGCCTGGGCATGTGACGACGCGTTACGAAGCCAAGAAGCTTGGTGATTGTGCGCCGATCTGGCTCCGCTTCATGCGTGCGCCGATTGTGTGA
- a CDS encoding ATP-dependent DNA helicase, producing the protein MSIPALPDPAIAEAYAAINDRTPVVMLVGRAGTGKSHFIRSLVESNPGYPQALLAPTGLAAMNIGGQTVHSFFGFPPRPLIGNAEKPSYFFTRTARAISRLIIDEVSMLRADVLDAMNTHLQVARKSSRPFGGVQMLLVGDFYQLPPVVRGDEGQLLEDAGYNSPYAFSAHCLRDAPIAGVELTEVHRQTNQDFISILSSIRERRGIEEAVTILNTVCLDRSLPKRPVLLCATNAVADGYNARGLSSLEGTAARYTGGFEGEAPKAQSDRFPAPMELVLKRGARVIFTQNDPEGRWVNGSLGTVKAFDEDIVQVLLDAGEEVDVGRAVWPQARWSWNAKENRMEVKEEFKYVQFPLAPAWALTIHKAQGMTLDSVEIDLGRGAFAPGQTYVALSRARSMETLRLTRPISARDVQVDPAIAEGLQRIGF; encoded by the coding sequence ATGTCGATTCCCGCCCTTCCAGATCCTGCGATTGCCGAAGCCTACGCCGCGATCAATGACCGCACGCCGGTGGTGATGCTCGTTGGACGCGCGGGCACAGGAAAAAGCCACTTCATCCGCAGCTTGGTTGAAAGCAATCCGGGCTATCCACAGGCGCTGCTGGCGCCGACTGGGCTTGCCGCCATGAATATCGGCGGCCAAACCGTGCACTCGTTCTTCGGCTTTCCGCCACGTCCGCTCATCGGCAACGCCGAAAAACCGAGCTACTTCTTCACCCGCACCGCGCGCGCGATCTCACGTTTAATCATCGACGAAGTCTCGATGCTGCGCGCCGATGTGCTCGACGCCATGAACACGCACTTGCAAGTGGCGCGCAAAAGCTCGCGGCCTTTCGGCGGTGTGCAGATGCTGCTCGTCGGTGATTTTTATCAATTGCCACCGGTCGTGCGCGGCGATGAAGGCCAGCTGCTAGAGGACGCAGGCTATAACAGTCCCTACGCGTTCTCAGCCCACTGCCTGCGCGATGCGCCAATCGCGGGTGTCGAACTCACCGAAGTGCATCGGCAAACCAATCAGGACTTCATCTCAATTCTTTCCTCGATCCGCGAACGGCGCGGCATCGAAGAAGCGGTGACAATCCTCAACACAGTTTGCCTTGACCGCTCGCTTCCGAAGCGTCCGGTTCTGCTCTGCGCCACCAATGCCGTCGCCGATGGCTACAACGCGCGCGGCCTGTCATCGCTTGAAGGCACGGCGGCGCGCTACACTGGCGGCTTCGAAGGCGAAGCGCCCAAAGCGCAAAGCGATCGTTTTCCGGCGCCTATGGAATTGGTGCTGAAACGCGGCGCACGTGTGATTTTCACGCAGAACGATCCCGAGGGGCGCTGGGTGAACGGCTCACTCGGAACCGTGAAAGCATTCGACGAAGACATCGTCCAAGTGCTGCTCGACGCTGGCGAAGAAGTCGATGTTGGCCGCGCCGTCTGGCCGCAAGCGCGCTGGAGCTGGAACGCTAAGGAAAACCGCATGGAGGTGAAAGAGGAATTCAAATACGTGCAATTCCCGCTCGCGCCCGCCTGGGCGCTCACCATCCATAAAGCGCAAGGCATGACGCTCGATAGCGTAGAGATTGATCTTGGCCGCGGCGCCTTCGCGCCAGGCCAGACCTACGTCGCGCTTTCCCGCGCCCGCAGCATGGAGACACTGCGGCTAACCCGCCCCATCAGTGCGCGTGACGTGCAAGTTGATCCGGCCATCGCCGAAGGTTTGCAGCGGATCGGATTTTAG
- a CDS encoding aldehyde dehydrogenase family protein has translation MREHLNFYIDGKWVAPAKARAHDVINPANEEPIGRISLGSAEDVNKAVAAAKKAFETWSQTSVEERKAILDKVVAVYQRRLPEMAAAISSEMGAPMPLANAAQAPAGLGYLIDARKQLDTFDFEYDYGKGRRILKEPIGVVGMITPWNWPQNQICAKVGAALAAGCTMVLKPSELAPLNGILFAEILDEAGVPPGVFNLVNGDGPGVGAVLSAHPDVDMLSFTGSTRAGQSVMENAAKGIKKVALELGGKSPNIILDDADLKTSVARGMMHMAMNTGQSCNAPSRMLAPKAKYEEVVQIAAATANSIKVQAPESAEAGAIGPLANANQFQKVQGLIQKGIDEGARLAAGGVGRPDGFNRGYYVKPTVFADVNNQMTIAREEIFGPVLVVIPYETEEEAVQIANDTPYGLAAYVQGSSQERTRKVARQLRAGMVHINGAQGGLGSPFGGYKQSGIGREGGPFGLEDFLEVKGAYGWGDQA, from the coding sequence ATGCGCGAACACCTGAACTTCTACATCGACGGCAAGTGGGTCGCCCCGGCCAAAGCCCGTGCGCATGACGTCATCAACCCGGCCAACGAAGAACCGATCGGCCGCATCTCTCTGGGTTCGGCGGAGGACGTGAACAAGGCCGTCGCTGCCGCGAAGAAGGCGTTCGAGACCTGGTCACAAACCTCGGTCGAAGAGCGCAAAGCGATCCTCGACAAAGTCGTCGCCGTCTATCAGCGCCGTTTGCCTGAAATGGCCGCCGCCATCTCTTCGGAAATGGGCGCGCCGATGCCGCTCGCGAACGCCGCGCAAGCGCCGGCAGGCCTTGGTTATCTGATCGATGCGCGCAAGCAGCTCGATACCTTCGATTTCGAATACGATTACGGCAAGGGCCGCCGCATCCTGAAGGAGCCGATCGGCGTCGTCGGCATGATCACGCCATGGAATTGGCCGCAGAATCAAATCTGCGCCAAAGTCGGCGCCGCGCTCGCAGCGGGCTGCACCATGGTGCTGAAGCCGTCAGAACTTGCGCCGCTCAACGGCATTTTGTTCGCGGAAATCCTCGATGAGGCCGGCGTACCGCCTGGCGTTTTCAATCTCGTCAATGGCGACGGCCCTGGCGTCGGTGCGGTGCTCTCAGCTCACCCGGATGTCGACATGCTGAGCTTCACCGGCTCAACGCGCGCCGGCCAATCAGTCATGGAAAACGCCGCCAAGGGTATCAAAAAAGTCGCGCTTGAACTCGGCGGCAAGAGCCCGAACATCATCCTCGACGACGCGGATCTCAAAACCTCAGTCGCGCGCGGCATGATGCACATGGCGATGAACACCGGCCAATCGTGCAACGCACCGTCACGCATGCTGGCGCCGAAAGCCAAGTACGAAGAGGTTGTGCAGATTGCCGCCGCCACTGCGAACTCGATCAAGGTGCAAGCGCCTGAGTCCGCCGAAGCCGGCGCCATCGGCCCGCTGGCGAACGCCAACCAATTCCAAAAGGTTCAGGGCCTCATTCAGAAAGGCATCGACGAAGGCGCACGCCTCGCAGCGGGTGGCGTGGGACGTCCGGACGGATTCAATCGCGGCTATTATGTGAAGCCGACCGTCTTCGCCGACGTGAACAATCAGATGACAATCGCGCGCGAGGAAATCTTCGGGCCGGTTCTGGTCGTGATTCCGTACGAAACCGAAGAAGAAGCGGTGCAAATCGCCAACGACACGCCGTACGGCCTAGCCGCCTACGTGCAGGGCAGCTCGCAAGAGCGCACGCGCAAAGTCGCGCGCCAATTGCGCGCCGGCATGGTGCATATCAACGGCGCGCAAGGCGGCCTCGGCTCACCATTCGGCGGCTACAAACAATCGGGCATTGGCCGCGAAGGCGGTCCGTTCGGCCTCGAAGACTTCCTGGAAGTTAAGGGCGCGTACGGCTGGGGCGACCAAGCGTAA
- a CDS encoding SpoVR family protein: MTLLAPGNKLLFQGPDWNFDLIRRVHDACGEIAINEMGLDPYPNQIEVITTEQMLDAYASTGMPLFYRHWSFGKEFARNEALYRKGYQGLAYEIVINSNPCLVYIMEENSAMMQTLVIAHAGYGHSHFFKNNYVFKQWTDADGILDYLEFARGLIAKFEDRYGHEEVERVLDAAHALQSHGIHRFPRKRMPDLRSEQRREEERRLHGEQLFNDLWRTVPVGKRKSGKDDDARRKALLGLPEENLLYFLEKTAPRLAPWQREILRMVRMINQYFYPQRQTKVMNEGCATYVHHRVMTRLHEKGQIDDGAFLEFLHSHTSVVMQPDFDDRRYLGINPYALGFAMCCDIDRICTNPTDEDREWMPDIAGNGDAYGTLRNIWANFRDESFVSQYLSPQCIRDFGLFNVHDDEAVEDMNVSAIHDERGYRKIRRALSKRYDVAYSDPDIQIVDVDLAGDRKLILSHRVLDGMTLEGGDADKVLQHVADLWGYDVKLVEADDSGVVRAEYSASPRRPFM, from the coding sequence ATGACTTTGCTCGCACCCGGCAACAAGTTGCTCTTCCAGGGCCCGGATTGGAATTTCGACCTTATTCGCCGCGTCCATGACGCATGCGGGGAGATCGCGATCAACGAGATGGGGCTCGATCCTTATCCAAATCAGATTGAAGTGATTACGACCGAGCAAATGCTGGATGCGTACGCATCGACCGGCATGCCGCTGTTTTATCGCCACTGGTCGTTCGGTAAGGAGTTCGCGCGCAACGAGGCGCTTTATCGCAAAGGCTATCAGGGTCTCGCCTATGAGATCGTGATCAATTCCAATCCGTGCCTTGTCTACATCATGGAGGAGAACTCCGCGATGATGCAGACTTTGGTGATTGCGCACGCCGGTTACGGCCACAGCCACTTCTTTAAGAACAATTATGTGTTCAAGCAGTGGACCGATGCGGACGGCATTCTCGACTATCTGGAATTTGCGCGTGGTCTGATTGCGAAGTTCGAAGATCGTTATGGCCATGAGGAAGTGGAACGGGTGCTCGATGCCGCGCACGCTCTGCAAAGCCACGGTATCCATCGCTTCCCGCGCAAGCGCATGCCCGACCTGCGTTCCGAGCAGCGCCGGGAGGAGGAGCGCCGCTTGCACGGCGAGCAGCTCTTCAACGATCTTTGGCGCACGGTGCCAGTCGGCAAACGCAAGTCTGGCAAGGACGATGACGCGCGCCGCAAGGCTCTGCTCGGTTTGCCGGAAGAGAATTTGCTCTACTTCCTGGAAAAGACCGCGCCGCGGCTTGCGCCATGGCAACGCGAGATCCTCCGCATGGTGCGGATGATCAACCAGTATTTCTATCCGCAGCGGCAAACGAAGGTGATGAACGAGGGTTGCGCGACTTACGTGCACCATCGCGTCATGACGCGGCTGCATGAAAAGGGGCAGATCGACGACGGCGCGTTTCTTGAATTCCTGCACTCGCATACGAGCGTCGTGATGCAGCCGGATTTCGACGATCGCCGCTATTTAGGCATCAATCCGTACGCGCTGGGCTTTGCGATGTGCTGCGATATCGACCGCATCTGCACCAACCCCACCGATGAGGATCGCGAATGGATGCCCGACATTGCCGGGAATGGCGATGCCTACGGCACGCTGCGCAATATCTGGGCGAACTTCCGTGATGAGAGCTTTGTCTCGCAATACCTCTCGCCGCAATGCATTCGCGACTTCGGCTTGTTCAATGTCCACGACGATGAAGCGGTCGAGGATATGAACGTGTCGGCGATCCATGATGAACGTGGGTACCGGAAAATCCGCCGGGCGCTGTCGAAGCGTTACGATGTGGCTTACAGCGATCCGGATATTCAGATCGTGGATGTCGATCTCGCCGGCGACCGCAAACTCATCCTCTCGCACCGCGTCCTCGATGGCATGACCCTGGAAGGGGGCGATGCCGACAAGGTGTTGCAACACGTCGCGGACCTTTGGGGCTACGATGTGAAACTGGTGGAAGCGGACGATTCAGGTGTTGTGCGGGCCGAATACAGTGCGAGCCCGCGCCGGCCGTTTATGTGA
- the nusA gene encoding transcription termination factor NusA → MSTGISANRMEILQIADAVAREKSIDKEIVIQAMEHALQKAARSRYGAEHDIRATIDPKTGEMELKRVMTVVDESMLDPETRPFNPSTDIMLNVAQKTDPEAVIGKEYSEGLPPIEFGRVAAQTAKQVINHEVREAERERQFGEYKDRIGEIINGVVKRVEFYNVIVDLGRAEGVIRKSESIPRENLRVGDRTRAYVYDVRRETKGPQIFLSRAKPEFMARLFAQEVPEVYEGVIEIKAAARDPGSRAKIAVISHDSSIDPVGACVGMRGARVQAVVGELQGEKIDIIPWSSDPATFIVNALQPAEVSKVVLDPEDARVEVVVGEAQLSLAIGRRGQNVRLASQLTGWSIDILTEAEESERRQKEFATRTDLFIKALEVDEMFAQLLASEGFETVEEIAYVDAIELASIEGLNDEIAEELQARAQEYLEKLAAELENKRVSLGVADDLKAVTGLTAPMLVALGEKGVKTLEDFAGLVGDDIRGYFETKNGERVREPGILEEFQLTSEQADQLVLNARVAAGWIEAPPEPEEEPQAEGDADDVARVFPDRG, encoded by the coding sequence ATGAGCACCGGCATTTCAGCAAACCGGATGGAAATTCTGCAGATCGCTGACGCGGTCGCGCGGGAAAAATCGATCGACAAAGAGATCGTCATCCAGGCGATGGAGCATGCGCTGCAGAAAGCCGCTCGCTCGCGTTATGGCGCAGAGCACGACATTCGCGCCACCATCGATCCCAAGACGGGTGAGATGGAACTGAAGCGCGTGATGACGGTGGTGGACGAGTCGATGCTCGATCCCGAGACCCGCCCGTTCAATCCGTCGACCGACATCATGCTGAATGTTGCGCAAAAGACCGATCCGGAAGCGGTGATTGGCAAGGAATACAGCGAAGGTCTGCCGCCGATCGAATTCGGCCGCGTTGCCGCGCAAACCGCCAAACAGGTCATCAATCACGAAGTTCGCGAAGCTGAGCGCGAGCGCCAGTTTGGCGAGTACAAGGATCGCATTGGTGAGATCATCAACGGCGTCGTGAAGCGCGTTGAATTTTACAACGTCATAGTCGATCTCGGCCGCGCCGAAGGCGTGATCCGCAAGTCGGAGAGCATTCCGCGCGAAAATCTGCGCGTCGGCGATCGCACCCGCGCTTACGTTTATGACGTCCGCCGTGAAACCAAAGGTCCGCAAATCTTCCTGTCGCGCGCCAAGCCGGAATTCATGGCCCGCTTGTTCGCGCAGGAAGTGCCGGAAGTGTACGAAGGCGTGATCGAGATTAAGGCTGCGGCCCGCGATCCGGGATCGCGCGCCAAGATCGCCGTCATCAGCCACGACAGCTCGATCGATCCGGTCGGCGCTTGCGTTGGTATGCGTGGCGCGCGCGTGCAAGCCGTTGTCGGCGAGTTGCAGGGCGAGAAGATCGACATCATTCCGTGGTCTTCGGATCCGGCGACCTTTATCGTGAACGCGCTGCAGCCGGCGGAAGTCTCGAAGGTCGTGCTCGATCCCGAAGACGCCCGGGTCGAAGTCGTGGTCGGCGAAGCGCAGCTCTCGCTCGCCATCGGCCGCCGTGGCCAGAACGTTCGTCTTGCCTCGCAGCTCACCGGTTGGTCGATCGACATTCTGACGGAAGCCGAGGAATCGGAGCGCCGTCAAAAGGAATTCGCGACCCGCACCGATCTCTTCATCAAGGCGCTTGAAGTGGACGAAATGTTCGCTCAGTTGCTCGCCTCGGAAGGTTTCGAGACAGTCGAGGAAATCGCCTACGTCGACGCGATTGAGCTGGCGTCGATCGAGGGCCTCAACGATGAGATTGCCGAGGAACTCCAGGCGCGTGCGCAGGAATACCTCGAAAAGCTCGCCGCTGAGCTCGAAAACAAGCGCGTTTCGCTTGGCGTCGCCGACGATCTGAAGGCCGTCACCGGCCTCACGGCGCCGATGCTGGTCGCGCTGGGCGAGAAGGGCGTGAAAACGCTTGAAGACTTCGCCGGCCTCGTTGGCGATGACATCCGCGGTTACTTCGAGACCAAGAATGGTGAGCGCGTGCGTGAGCCGGGCATTCTGGAAGAGTTCCAACTCACTTCGGAGCAAGCCGACCAGCTGGTGTTGAACGCGCGCGTTGCCGCTGGCTGGATCGAGGCGCCGCCGGAGCCTGAAGAAGAACCTCAAGCTGAAGGAGACGCCGACGATGTCGCCCGCGTCTTCCCAGATAGAGGCTGA